GGGTGACATTTCTAATTTGTTGCGGTGCAATATTACGTTTAGGGACTTGTATTAGAAGCTGGGGTATACCAACTGCTTATTCCGTTTGGGTGAAATGTATGGATGTTTACTAACTGTTATACAGGCACATACTGTAGATTAGGCTTATGATGCCGGTggttctaattttgtatttacaattgTGGCTGGGATGCAAGTTAACATGCCTGTTAAGTTTTGTAACGTGCCAATCTGTTTCCTGTGCCTGCAGGTTATAGATATATCCATGATTCTGGCAGAAGCAATCCGCAGGACACACAACGGCGAGTCCGTCTCCTACCTGTTCAGCCATGTCCCTTTGTAACGCCACAGAGCCCTGGTGCTTCAGTGCAGCCAGTTCTACCAAAAAGGAAAAAGATTCTCCTTGCAGTGCCTGTGATGCAAATCCCTGAAAACCCAAACAAGACTGCTATGGGGTTGATGCCAGCTGGCCTGTCCCACTTCCCTGATTCCGTGTTTTTGGCCCCACCCCCCTTACTTTACAGTTATAGTGTTCTTCATTGGTACTGCTTGTCTAGTCAGTCATGTGAGCTGTGCAGCTTTCCTTTTTATAGAAGCAATAAATTGATGTCTTTCGACCTTGGGCACACTATTGCAGTCAAGATGATGGAAGTGTGCAGTTTCTGTGGATCAAGAGCGAGGACGAATACAATTTCTAGAGCTTGCCTTAAGCTGTTGTCAATCTGCTCCTGTTTTCTCCCTTTTGATTTGAACCAAACGTTTTAAATTCTTCTGTTAAACTTTATGAAGAAAGAGAAGAGGTTGGGGGCTTGCTATTTAGTGCAAGGTGATATGCTTTCTATAGTTGACTGAACATGAAATGATTTAATGCCACCAGGTGGCAGCAACACCAAAATGTTTACACCTTAATGTTCATTTAAGTGTATGAAATATCAAATCCTCAATATATAAATGGCTTGGTGATACACCAATTCCCCATGGGTGAAGATGCCCAATGCAAATAGCTACATATTGCTTCAAACTCCTAATATTGTGTACAATTACTCTGTTTACTGTTTGTGTAGTTTACATGTTGGATTCATTTTGTAGTCTCTTTAGAAACTTACAGTGGAGGGGCATGAGAATTTAATTTAGCCCTTTCACATTGACCTTAATGTGATAAATGAAGTACTAGTTCCAGTGATGTGTCCCAACTCCACCAGTGTGAGAAACTGAGCTCCTTGATGTGTCCCATACCAAAGGGGCATTTGGAATGTACTGTGTTTTTAATGGAACATTAAAGTCATCAGTGTTCACAAAACTTGTGTTAAGTTTGTGTTTTTACGTGTGCTGTCTGGGTTGCAGTGAATTATTTGAAGTGAGGCAGTGGTCACTATCGAAGCCTGAGTGAAATGCATCAGCTGTAAATTTAAGGATGGGGTGATGCATTGGTCCATCATATTGTATGAGCGATATGATGGGCAGGTGCATTGTTTTGTTACCATCAACACAGCTTTCTTGTTTTAATTAGAGCCCCGTTCACACTGGCACTTTTACCTGGGTCACAGtcccgtgtagtgtgaaaccacgtacctgggtcccagcgaccctccTCCACATGTGGgttaacatgctttgacccaggttgatcaagacaaaatgcatgacagctgatgaaataacaaacagccacaagTACTTGTACTTTCCAAAAGTAGTCCGCTTTGCCAGAAGCCCCTTCAGCAACCTTGATCCTCAGCGAGCAGGTTTTCAGAAAGTCTGTGCAGATTGTGAACAAGCTCAGTTCCACATAGCAAAAAAATGTAGGCCTAGATGCTATCCAGTTtaacaaaataagaaaagaacactaaaaaaaaaaactttttttttgtaaagttttgTTGCTGAACATTAAATATCTGTTACTtggttttaattgtttaatggtTTATTTTCATGCTTTTACTTGGCACCAAAATAAGGTAGGACATTTTTGGAGGTTTTATCCATAATCCAATGTCCTTTAATTGATGTAATAATGCTCAATGTTGGTAGCTATTCAGTATATTATCAATGACTGTATTACTTCTGTTggttttagtgtgtggtgtttttttttttttttttttggacatcagtgcattgattttttttttttttttttttttttttttttaattattgaatcTGCACCAGTTGTGGTGTTCCTCCAGGATGTTAAACTGGGATTACTGGTCTTGGATGGGAAGGTCTTAAAATTATCCCGGTACAATCCCAGCCTGACAAACCTAAAACAAATATTGGAATTTAAAATGATAGGGTCAATTGCTATAGAACGTGTTTGATATAGACTCCAGAAAAATGACAACCAATTAGATTATACTCcagaaaaaaaggccaacaaatgTGGCTGTGTCTAAATACATAATAGATTTTACACTAAGTGCTTAAGCACGCATGGTTTTTAACATGATCCAAGCTTAGTCTAAGGATCACTTTCAcacttaaatatataaatataatttttttcaaaagtaaGAAACAACTCTGAGCGAAACAAGTTGGCTTTAAATTACGGTTAACCGATAGAACAATGCATGCGTCTGCATTCTGGAAGGAAATCTTCAAGATATGGTGCAATTCTGTTCACTTAGCACAACCAATAGTAACTGAAGCACCACATACTGTGAATGCTACACGTGTTCCGTGTTCCTCAATTTGTAGCatagaacaataaataaatacaaatacagtatttacaaccGACGAAATTCCTAaagtaaaaaaatacaacttGTGAGTACGAAGCAATCACATTATGTGCTCTATCGCTTTGTGCTGTCAGGGGGCGCTAATTTACAAAATCACAACAATCTAGTCTAGGAACAATGGAAATCAATTATACATAACATGCGGTttgccaaaatacattttaaattatatatatatatatatatatatatatatatatatatatatatatatatatatatatataatctcaattttaaactcttaaaaaataaagtgggtacgtttttttgttttttttttcgtcttcacaattaagaattgagcCGATTTTACTGAGGCGGCTGCCTCAATGGACGATACACGCCATATATGACGCGGTACCCTACAGCAAGTGACTTTTGATTGGCAGTGTATTGTCAAAACGCAAACAGATTGGCGGTGATTGATACAGCAGTGGGAGGTGACTACTCTTCCTGGACAGACACTGTAGGAGTAGTGATTATTGTAAGTACAACCTATTTGTACATCGTTTTCAGATAGGACAGAAATATAAAGAATAAGTAGAAGTAAGAACTCGGTAGTAATAGTACTAATATTGTGTGCATCTGATTACACATGACAGCACCAAAGGGTTTAACTAATTTAAGATACCGGTACCCAGTACCGTAGTAAGCAGCTGGTTTGGTGAGAGAAAGCTAACGGAACGGAAGCGTCAGCAATTCGTGTTAATATTATTCAGAGATAGTCTTATCAAATTCAATACGCAGCCTGAGGATTAGTTTACTAAACCTTCCTAAAATAGAAAAGGGTAGACATATTTCATAAGCAGtactactataaataaataaaatcagaaattAAGTTGATATTAAGCAAACAGCATACGTTTTCAAATGCAGTCATTTGAAGATTGCAGACCCCATTtatgtgtattatttatataCGAATGAACTGGCCATTGTATGTGCAGACGCGCCCCGCTGTGTCATTCTACAttgcaattaattatttattagctgcttttaaaacaaaaacgaaacAATATTTCAAAAATTAAACtcttaaagataaaaaccgaaaatgcagAACACTAGTCATACTGTGCATTGTGAAAGGTGGAGAGTTTTCGTAATAATTTGTCAGCGTGAAATTGAAACTAAAAAAGGAACAAGATAGAAGCGTCAGTGGACAGAATTTGTTTGGCTagcatatttactgtattttttttatttttgatcgaAGAACCAACTTCAGTGagtatgttgtttgttttgtataacatttttttttatcattaggCTAAAGATAAGATACATTAATGGCAGGTATGAATGCTTTTTGAGGTGTAATTGAAATGTGATTTGCATTTCTGTCACATTTTCATCAAGTGctttggatttttattttatttcatttcttaacattattataataaaatgattttattccaTAGCTTTATTTGATTTCCAAACACTGGAACAGCAGACATAAAGACAGAAACTGAAAGGAGACATCCAGTTGCCTTCTTTAACAATACAGACAGGTAAGTAATCTAAGTAATTACTTTAAATTCAGAGACACCCtgactagtgtgtgtgtgtgggagcaTATGTACACATATGTTCTTACATTTCTGTGCATATGTTAAACCTtatggtttgtttttctttattgtcattttttcacataataataataatattactatgcACTCAAACACTCTGAGGTTCCCAAAGCAGATGGGTTTTACAGGAGGATTTTGTCTGTTTTTgcttctgtgtttaaaaaaaaaagaaaaaaaaaaaaaatgtaaaaacaaaactacaatttCAGAGACATTCCCCCATGCCCCACAAAGATCAAagatattttcaaaatggccgctgtagtgcactgacagtgtaaggattgtattgcccacattgtcaaacatgtaacacagcaataatgatccatgatgtgatacggaacacaaaagacagagcacttgttatggttttttttattttttatcgttctttctgcagtgatttagaggatagatctcaaactctagtgcactagagcggccattttgaaacagacttcacaTCAACGGAAATGTGAAAGTTGACATGGGCTAGCCAATGAGAACTAAATAACAGAACTCAACTTTGTTTTGAAACCACATAGCTTTCTTAAATATGTCGTTGCACCACCGTTCTCAAGCTGCTTCAACAGGAGGAACCTAGTCTTGTTGCCTTTTCTCTGAGGTCGTATTTTGCTGCATTCATGTTCATTTCACTTTGCGTGCAGGTAACACATTCTGATGGGCTGGTGTGTTTTAATGACAGAAAATGTTACTGTCAGGTTAACCGCACACCATACTGAGCTCAAATGGGCTTTCATCATTTGTCAAGAGACTCTGCATGTACAGTGCAGTATTGTATCACCCTCATTGCAAGAGATGGCCACAGCCATAAAAAAAAGCAATGCGCTTGATTGAGATCACATGTtttcaataaatctttttttttttttaagacagagtAGGAGTAGGAGATAggagataccttttattggactaaataaacaataatgaatgactagctttcaagacctcaaactTTTCTTCTTCAGGttaaagtaggaaagagagattgatgttttattgtttagttagtccaataaaaggcatcacatctccttctctttgtctatcatccctggactgatacggctaccatttcatctatgaACCACTTTTGAATGTCAACATAATTTATTTGGAATCCAGTTCAAAtccagtttgaatccaaaatgTTATGTTGCATTAATGCTTTTTGAATATTGCCTGGGTTTCATGATATTCTCTTTCGTTTATGCTAGGAGTCCCATCAAGAAGCAGAAGAATGCAGGCAGGTAAACCAGACAGCCAGGAGGCGGGTACCCTCCCAGGGGGGTTGAGGTTGTGGACCAAGAGTTATGTCAATGGGGCGGCATCCACTTTGCTGACGACTTTGGTGACCTTCCCCATTTACAAGACCATCTTCAGGCAGCAGCTTCACGCAGTGATGGTACGGGAGGCTTTACGGCAGCTCCACAAAGAGGGGCTCTCCAAATTCTACAGGGGCATCCTGCCTCCTCTTCTGGCTAAGACAGTGCAGGGGACTGTGCTGTTCGGCACTTATGACACAGTACTGCACTGGATGTCTCCCCAGGCCACTCTGAACGGACCCCAGTCCCTTTATCATTGCTCCCTTGTAGGGATGCTATCTGGATTTATCGAAGctctggtcctgactccctgtgAGAGAGTCCAGAATGTGTTGCAGGACAGCCGCAAGGACGCCAGGCTGCCCACCATCCGCAGCATCCTACAGGAATTCAACTCGTACGGAGTGGGGAAGAGACTGAAGCTGGGGTATTACAGGGGCCTCGTCCCCATTATTTTCCGAAATGGCCTGGGCAGTGCCCTCTACTTCAGCTTCAAGGACCCCATTCGTGATGCCCTGTCAGAGAAGGGGCTGCCCAGCGGGCTCTCCTCCTTTGTTTCAGGGAGTGTCAACGGCATGGGGGTCAGCCTCCTGCTCTACCCCCTGAGCGTGCTCATCACCAACATGCAGGTGCAGGTGGGAGGGGAGGTGCGCAGCACAGGCCACTCCTTCAGGACACTCTGGGAGTCCCGTCAAGGCAGGGTGTCCTTGCTGTACCGTGGGGGCTCCCTGGTTATATTCCGCTCCTGCATCACCTGGGGACTGACTACTGCCATCTACGAATCCCTAAAAGGAAGATCTGGGGGGAGAAACTGAAAGGGGAGGGTAAGGGCCAGTCAGCAAGGGGCTGTCTCTCACCTTCTTTCAGGACACATTGATGGGATATCTTGACCAAGTTCATTCAAACCTTTTCTAAATGTCCACTTCCTTTCAGCTTGGTACATTAACTGCACTAGAACACTAGTTTTGAACTATATTTACTATACTCGCCGTCTACCTTTGGTAAGTCAGTCTCTCAGACAAGGAGGTTAGAACTGAGCATATCAATACCTCtgccaaaaaattacaaaaaactaCTACTATAGtactttttgtaattttttggcaGGGACATATATAGaggaccctattcacaaagctttaatgatatttaaagaatgtttctaAAGAAGCATGTTTTGATGGATGATATAAAGTTTTGTATGCATGAAACTGGTTCTTCAAATTACATTAGAGTTGGCCGTGCCTTTTCTAATGTAAGCAGTCCTTCAGACTGGTTCCTTTTGTAATTACTCAAATACATCAAAACATTctcaagttaaagctttgtgaatgtggATCATAAGTCACTGTATTGGTAGATGTCGCTCAAAGGTAAATGGCCAAGGACTGGATATACTGGTAATATTTCTCCAATGACGTGctacatatttattttcacaaactAAGGAAACAAGTCTGATAGCAATGGACAGTGGCCTTAACTTGCTACTCTCTTAACAGGGTCTAAAGATTGCTTTGTATCTTGGCTTATCAAATCCAGCAGTCTCTGGTGCTGTGCAATGAGGAATGCTGGGTTTCAACATCTTAGAATCAAGAAAAGACCTTATAAATGAGTTTCTTCCATAGCATCTCAACATATTTTAAAGTTCTTTGGATATTTGCCATATTGTATCCTGTATGCACATGTTATTTCCTATGATGGGACGGACGCTGCCTGTAGTATTCACCATGAATCTCTTTGTATTGTGATGGGGAGTGTCAGCATAGATTCATGTTAGACTctctttttttatcattattgtgTAGATTTAATTCAGTAAAAGGCAGGTTCAATTTAAATAAGTTTATTATCTTACATGTAGCTTGCAAAGCTTGAATCAAGATACTAAGACATCCAAATCAGGTAGAAATTACTACTCTGAATATGTCTAACTTTTACactcaataatactgtttttaaatgtattgaaaataatgaaaactaatatattgtacagtattagAAAACAATATAGTAATATTTCTTTGGTGCAATAGATGGCGCTGTGCCACACTTTTTCACTTACTTTAAATAACAGCTATTAAACACAGCCATGACACAGTCAGTAGTGAGAACAGAACAGCACAAGTGTAGAGTCAGTGTTTATTTGTTCTGGAAGGATACATTCCTCTATAATTACCACCTCTAAGTCTCTTTTTTTAGACTATTTACCAGTAATGTGAAACATATTTTGCAGTCTTGGATAAGGAAGCACCTGCCAGCCTCTGTCAGATCTGCTTTTTGTGCTGGCCACCGTAACATAAAACAGggaaatgcagcttttatatattgtaGAATACATTAGAGGGATGCTATTTAAGTGACCCATTCATGCAAGAGACATCCTATTTACACAAAAGTGAGTCCTACAGACGGAATAGTTTTTctctatatcatttttttctgtgtaCAATACATCATTGCACTCAATGacgttttatgtaaatcattgtataacaacatactgtaatattttatataacaGTGGTTTGGGTGGATTCAGGGGGGTTAATCTATAAAGATGAACCACATAGCTGGTAAATGAAAACCCAGAAGAAACCAGTTTTGTTTTTCCTAGACCCAGAATTAGAAGCTATTGGACAAACTTAAAACCAGCGCTGGCGATACAATTGCAGTGGTGTCCTGATTGTGCTACTGTCCTGTGAGGATCAAACTGCAAATCTGTGACCTCCATCGGAGCTCGGGCTTGCTCTGTTGAATGCAGTATGGTCTGACTAGCAGAACCTGTCCCCAGGCCTTGTGGTACAGCTTAACCGGGAATTGACAGCTGATCAGGGTCAGGGAAGGGTAGGTGTAAGGACAAGCTGTAAACTGCAAGTAAGCCGAGAAATACCATTGGCAGAAAGTACCGTTCTAATAAATGTCAAAACCACAGCTTTATCAGCAAAGGCAACAGCAGGGATCGGAAGCAAATATAGTGTATTAACGTAGTGCCTTGGTACTGCCATGGTGGATCATACCATTGTGATACCATTGGTACTACACCATTGTATTGCCACTGATAACCAAGTATGGGAGCTCATACACTAAAGCACACCTCACCCACAGCCTCTCTCTTGCAGTAAGTGATTCAGGAACTTAGAACTTTAAATATATACCAGTAGCATGAACAATATTTTAAATTctggtgaatatatatatatatatatatatatatatatatatagtattttaattGATGTGAATTTaattaactgcattttaatttccttttactGTCATTAATTGTGAATAGCTATCATGCTTTTGTGTTAAATTACCACaatgtttttaacaaataaatgtactgtaataaTGTATAATTGTACTGTATGCCATTTATGTCATTAAATGGGAATTCACATCACAAATTCGGAATGTGTTATGTATAAAAGGCAATATTATCTGATTCTGATGAATCTTTACCTGGATGTTATAATTGTATATACTTTTTCACGTTACTGTGTTATATATTGTTACTTACAGGTACTAGTCTTGTTTATACTATTTTTCTAGAGGATTATTCTTCAAATGGAGAAGTGCAGGGAACATACACCTGCACTCGCTTGTGTTGACAACACTGACAGCATATAAAGGTACTGTACATGAAAGCAACGTGCTGCATAGACATACAATACGCACACAACTATGAATCTACCAGCAGCAGTCCAATAAATAGACTGCGTCTAAAAACACACCCGGCAGCACAGGAGCACAAGAAATAGGTAAGCAACAACTAACACGAGAAAGGGGTCGAGAAAAGGCAGGGCACCAGGGAGCCGTTGAAAGGCAGCCCGTCTGATATATGCTTAGATTGCTGTTCTGTCCCTGAGGTTACGTGTTGTACTGATTGGATTTGGACGGTTTAACATGCACCTCTGTTAAATGTGTTAATAGACCTGCTTGACTCCCTGTCTAATATGGCTGGAAACTTTTTTATACTGTctcatgttttcactatgctttaatgAAAATAAGAACAACACAAAGATCCAGCGTTTATATGCAATGTTAGAAAATGCTTGCCCTGGAGGCCACACAAGTGAATCAAATGCAGTGGGACACAAAATTAAACACATTGAAAAGGGAAAATGTATTGTGCCTATATAGCCACAGGAGGTCAGTATTGTCCAGATTTAAAATATGCAAAAACGAAATtaaacaacaaataatgcaatatTAAACTATTCATATATCGCATTAATTATGTTATTGTTATGAGTGTTTAGTGTTACAATATTTTACTGTCGTTAATAAATTAAGAGTTATCCATTGGAGTCCCTCCATAATTAATTATTGCTCAAGAAGGACATGGTTCTGTTATTTAACGACTGCTGAACTGACCAATCATTTAGCCTCTGCGGAGTCTCTGCCAATGAGATTAAACGGGTGGGTTCTATTTTA
This genomic stretch from Acipenser ruthenus chromosome 16, fAciRut3.2 maternal haplotype, whole genome shotgun sequence harbors:
- the LOC131697819 gene encoding solute carrier family 25 member 53-like — encoded protein: MQAGKPDSQEAGTLPGGLRLWTKSYVNGAASTLLTTLVTFPIYKTIFRQQLHAVMVREALRQLHKEGLSKFYRGILPPLLAKTVQGTVLFGTYDTVLHWMSPQATLNGPQSLYHCSLVGMLSGFIEALVLTPCERVQNVLQDSRKDARLPTIRSILQEFNSYGVGKRLKLGYYRGLVPIIFRNGLGSALYFSFKDPIRDALSEKGLPSGLSSFVSGSVNGMGVSLLLYPLSVLITNMQVQVGGEVRSTGHSFRTLWESRQGRVSLLYRGGSLVIFRSCITWGLTTAIYESLKGRSGGRN